The following are from one region of the Endozoicomonas sp. 4G genome:
- a CDS encoding Wadjet anti-phage system protein JetD domain-containing protein: protein MYSEDDKERVLEWFIKKTTATNAPSAPKMIQKALGIESILVIKEILKALAKENKIVSSQGDVGFGKLSCLVKSAESETEQCWRDILGSYPDSLALAACHQALSGWTREAMQKLVDGLHRLRSDLPTAYQMTAYEASARYLLGSSKLLDALGKRSLQQFGIDPERFRKPVSYVVTAGPEQPEQVLLVENPQSFEACITLELHLRMALISTFGYGLGWLQVIENRQSVAAISRAGTKQNLMALLDHPELFFWGDLDHEGLKIFQTIRQQYPQCRLSRLYLPMIEKVEAGFCHPYVKAVGKEGQKDTGLSRFATGLDQECLDSPAIREYCLGGVEDHQLMILSDGL from the coding sequence ATGTACTCTGAAGACGACAAGGAGCGGGTGCTTGAGTGGTTTATAAAAAAAACAACTGCGACCAATGCCCCCTCTGCGCCAAAAATGATCCAAAAGGCTCTGGGTATAGAGAGCATTCTGGTTATTAAAGAGATACTGAAGGCTCTGGCAAAGGAAAATAAAATCGTCTCTTCTCAGGGAGATGTGGGTTTTGGCAAGCTGTCCTGCCTGGTTAAGTCGGCAGAGTCTGAAACTGAACAGTGCTGGCGAGATATTCTTGGCAGCTATCCGGATAGTCTGGCATTGGCTGCCTGCCATCAGGCACTGTCTGGCTGGACCCGGGAGGCCATGCAGAAACTGGTTGATGGTTTGCACAGGCTAAGATCCGATCTGCCGACCGCTTATCAAATGACGGCTTATGAGGCTTCTGCCCGGTATCTTCTGGGCTCATCAAAGCTGCTTGATGCCCTGGGCAAGCGCAGCCTTCAGCAGTTTGGCATTGATCCTGAGCGGTTCAGAAAGCCTGTCAGTTATGTGGTAACGGCAGGTCCCGAGCAGCCGGAGCAGGTGTTGCTGGTTGAGAATCCCCAGAGCTTTGAGGCCTGTATTACGTTGGAACTGCACCTCAGAATGGCATTAATCAGTACTTTCGGGTACGGGTTGGGCTGGCTCCAGGTGATTGAAAACAGGCAGTCAGTAGCAGCTATTTCCAGGGCCGGTACCAAGCAGAATCTTATGGCCCTGCTGGATCATCCAGAACTGTTTTTCTGGGGAGACCTTGATCATGAGGGGTTGAAAATTTTCCAGACCATCAGGCAACAATACCCACAATGTCGTTTGAGCCGCCTTTATCTGCCCATGATTGAAAAAGTGGAGGCGGGTTTCTGTCACCCCTACGTAAAAGCGGTTGGCAAGGAAGGGCAGAAGGATACAGGGCTCAGTCGATTTGCAACGGGACTGGATCAGGAGTGTCTGGATAGTCCTGCTATCAGGGAGTATTGCCTCGGAGGGGTAGAAGACCATCAATTGATGATTTTGTCTGATGGTCTTTAA